GCACGCCCAGTCCGCCTTGTTGTCGGGCCGAAGCAGCCGGCGCAGGTTCTCGCGTTCGCCCAGGCGCGCATCCTCCTCACGCGGAGGTGCCCGCTTGGATGGCATGGCCAGCACCGGCTTCGGCAGAGCGGGCGGCACGCTCGACTCCGGTCGGCTTCCTCGTTGCACCAGTGCACCGGGCGTATCCAGACGGTGCTGGATCTGATCCATCTTCAGCATCAGTGCGGCTGCGCCGGATGCAGACAGCGACCATGTCTGCCCCCTGCCATCAGTGATGCTGATGCGGGATTGCCTGATGAGGGCGGTGTTGAACGCCTGCACTTGAGCCGGGGTGAGCTTTGCGTGCTCCGTGGCTGACTCGAGTGCCCCGATGCTGCCCACGCGTTCTCCGTCCAGCTGCAGGTGCAGTGCGCCAACAGGAGACTGCGCTTGTGCCTCGGGGTCGTCAGCGTCGTCGCGGGCGAGTACCAGCCGGATCTCCACCGCTTCCCCGGGTCCGCCATTGCGCTCGATCAGCGCGGCCAGTCTCAGCGGTGCGGAGGCGCCGACACCGGCGATACGGCAGGCACGCGTGTTGTCGCACACCATGAACCAGTCGCCCTCGGCGAACGATGCGCCAACCGGAGCCGTGGCCCAGGCGGACGAAGACATCGCCAGCAATCCCAGCAGGAACAGCGGCAATTGCGGCAGAGCAGGGGAGCGCATTCAACGAACCTCGCTGACCAGGGTCGGCAGCATCCAGTGACCGCCCGGCATGCCACGGCACAGCCCGGTGCTGAAGGCACTGCTTGGCTGGAATCGGCGGCCATCCCATGTCCAGTCCGAGCCGGAAACGCAGTCGCCGATGCCGCGGCCTTTGTAGCGTGCGTACAGCGTGCGCTCGAAGTGCGAGAAACCCTCCGCTTCGAGCGTGACCGCCTGCGGGGCGAACGGAGGGCGATCGCGCGCGATCCAGAAGCCATTGCTGTAGTTGTATGCACCCATCTGGCACAGCGCCTGCACCAGTACATGGCTGTCGTCCAGCCGCTCGATCACCATTTCCGGGGTGCCCTTGTACTCGATCAGACGCGGACAGTCGTCACCGTCGTCGAGCGTGGCAATCAGCGCGTCGCGCAGCGCTTCGCTGCTACCCAGTTTGCTGTCTCCGGGGCGAGTAGCCGCCAGCGTGGCACGCATGATCACGGGCCTGGTCTGCGCAGCCGGCACACTCGCTTCAGCGCGCGTGCCACGCCGTACTAGGGCACCGGGCGTGCCAAGGCGCCCTTGTACTTCGTCCATCTTCAACAGCACGGCGGCGGCACCACGATCGGAAATCGGCCAGCGCGTGGCCCTGCTGTCGATCACCTCGATGCGGGCCTGGCCGGGCAGGGCGGTGAGCAGCGCACCAACCTGCGCCGGTCGCAGCGTCACGGATTCGTCGGCGCCGGTGTCCCGCACCGGCCCCAGATCACGGCCGTTCACCAGCAGGCGCATCGCGCCTTCTGGCATTGCGCTTTCGCCATCCTCGCCCACCCGCAGTCGCGCCTTTACTGCCGTGCCGGGACCGCCGGCACGTTCCAGCATCAGGCTCAGCGGGCTGTCTGCGCTCTCCGGGCCATAGCCGGCGGCACGGCAGGTGCCGGTGTTGTCGCAGGCCAGGAACCAGTCGTGGTGCACGAACTCGATACCGGGTGTGACCGGCGTGTTTCCGGCATGGGAAGTGAGCGGCAGCAGCAGGCCGACAATCAGAGCGCACAGCGGGCGGTACATGGCGAATTCCGTTTCAGAAGCGAACAAGCATGGGCGATGGCCACGCCTGCGCCAAGCCCAGGAAGAGCCGGGCACGCCGAGCGGGTATCATGCGCGGGTCTTCCGTCACCCGGCGATGCCGATGTCCCTTGCCGCCGATGCTGTGCAGCCGTCCCCTGATACGCCGACGATCCGCCGCCGCGATGCGGTCGCGCCCGGAAGCTGGCCGGAGGGCACGCTGCCGCTGCTGGCGCGTCTCTATGCCAGCCGGGGTGCGGGCACGCCGGAGCTGGCGCAGCCGAAACTGGGCAATCTGCACGCTCCCGAGCTGCTGACTGGCATCGACGATGCGGTGGGCCTGCTGGTTGAGGCCATCGCCAACGACAAGCGCATCCTGGTGGTTGGCGATTTCGATTGCGATGGCGCCACCGCCTGCGCGGTCGGCGTGCGCGGCCTGCGCATGCTCGGGGCGCAGCATGTCTTCCACGCGGTGCCGAACCGCATGGTGCACGGCTACGGCCTGTCGCCGTCGCTGGTGGAAGAGCTGACCGCGTTGAAGCCGGACCTGCTGGTCACGGTCGACCACGGTATTGCCTGCCATGCCGGCGTGACTGCGGCCAAGGCGCGTGGCTGGCAGGTGCTGGTCACCGATCATCATCTTCCCGGTCCGCAATTGCCGCCGGCCGATGTCATCGTCGATCCCAATCTGGACGGCGATGCTTTCCCCAGCAAGTCGCTGGCCGGCGTCGGCGTGATCTTCTACGTGCTGATGGCGCTGCGCCGGCAGATGCGCGAAGCCGGTGTCTTTGCCGACGGCAAGGGTCCAGACCTGACCACGCTGCTGGACCTGGTGGCGGTCGGCACCGTCGCCGACCTGGTGGCGCTGGACCCGAACAACCGTGCACTGGTCAGCGCGGGCCTGCGCCGCCTGCGCGCAGGGCAGGGCTGTGTCGGCCTGCGTGCGCTGATCGAAGCCAGCGGCCGCGATGCCGCGCGACTGACCGCCACCGATATCGGCTTCGCACTCGGCCCACGCCTGAACGCGGCGGGCCGGCTGGAAGACATGGCGCTGGGCATTGCCCTGCTGCTGACCGAAGACCCGCGCCAGGCGCGCGAGATCGCGCAGACGCTGGAGCAGATCAATTCGGAACGGCGCGCCGTGCAGCAATCGATGACCGACGACGCCGAGCAGGCGTTGACCCGCGTGGTACTGGACATGGCCGGCCAGCGCCCGGTGGCGGCCTGCCTGTTCGATGCCGACTGGCACCCGGGCGTGGTCGGCCTGGTCGCGTCGAAGATGAAGGATCGCCTGCATCGCCCGGTGATTGCCTTCGCCCCGGCTGAACCGGGTGCCGACACCCTGCGCGGCTCGGCGCGTTCGATTCCCGGCCTGCACATCCGTGACGCACTGGCGCTGGTCGATGCACGCCACCCGGGACTGATCGAACGCTTCGGTGGCCATGCCATGGCGGCTGGACTGAGCATGCAGCTGGATCACGTCGATGACTTCAAGGCCGCCTTCGTCGCCGTGGTACTGGAAATGCTCGACCCGGCGGCACTGCAGCAGCAGGTCCTCAGCGACGGCGAACTGGCCGCCGACGAGCTCGACCATCGCCACGCCGACGCACTGCGCCTGGCCGGGCCGTGGGGCCAGGGTTTCCCCGAGCCGCTGTTCGACGGCCACTTCGAAGTGGCCAACTGGCGCGTGTTGAAAGAGCGACACCTGAAGCTGGAGCTGCGCCTGCCCGGCGTACCCGGCACGATCAACGCGATCCACTTCGGCGGCTGGCACGGCAACGCGCCCGGTCGCCACGTTCATCTCGCCTATCGGCTCGCCTGCGACGACTATCGCGGCGGCAGCGCCATCCAGCTGATCGTGGAGCACAGCCTCCCCGCATGAAAAAGGGGACGGAGGGGATTAAGTCGCAAATGGCAAACAAGGCACAAACGACTTAATCCCCTCCGTCCCCTTTTTCTGTGGCGTCAGCGGACCTGGCTGACCAGCATCGGCAGTTCCCAGGTGCCCCCTGGCACGCCCCGGCATAGCCCAGGTGCCACCTCTGACGTCGCGATGAAGTTCGTCCCGTCCCACGTCCAGGCTGCGTGCGAAATGCAGTCAGCGAGGCCGCGGCCCTTCTGCGCGGCAATGATCTGGCCATCGTCGTAGTCGATGGCATCGCTGGTCACCCACTTTGCCTGGTACGGTGGCTGTGGGCGGGCCACCCAGTAGCCATCGCCGCTGTTATAGGCCGCTCGCCAGCAGGGCACGTTGACCAGCACGTGCTGTGCGTCCAGGCGGCGGACCTCCAGCGGCGAGTTGCTCAGCGGAGTATCGGCATCGGTTTCCTGAAGGCCTTCGCAGCTTTCGCCCTCCAGCGTGGCACGCAGAGCCGCGCGCAGGGCGGGTGAGGCGGCCAGTTTCGCAAACGCCGGATCATCCGGGGTCGAGTCAACGGTAGCGGCCTTGCGCACCACCGGCACCGGCAGCGCGGCGGGAACGCCGGATTCAGGCGTACTGCCCTTGCGCATCACCGCGCCGGGTGTGCCAAGGCGACCCTGGTACTCGTCGATCTTCAGCAGCACCGCTGCCGCCCCCTTGTCCGACAACGGCCAGCGATGGCCGGCGCCATCGGTCACGCTGACCCCGCCATCGCGCACCAGTGCGGACAACAGCGCGCTGGTCTGCGCGGCATTCAAGCTATGCGTACCTTCGCCCTTTGCCGGGGCCAGAACGCCCAGATCCTGCTGCTGGATGCGCAGATGCAGTGCGCCCCTGGGCTGGGGCTGGCCTTCTTCCGGCTGCAGCGACAGGCGGCCCTGGATGGCCTGGCCCGGGCCGCCCTTGCGGGTGAGCAGCACACTCAGG
The sequence above is a segment of the Stenotrophomonas maltophilia genome. Coding sequences within it:
- the recJ gene encoding single-stranded-DNA-specific exonuclease RecJ translates to MSLAADAVQPSPDTPTIRRRDAVAPGSWPEGTLPLLARLYASRGAGTPELAQPKLGNLHAPELLTGIDDAVGLLVEAIANDKRILVVGDFDCDGATACAVGVRGLRMLGAQHVFHAVPNRMVHGYGLSPSLVEELTALKPDLLVTVDHGIACHAGVTAAKARGWQVLVTDHHLPGPQLPPADVIVDPNLDGDAFPSKSLAGVGVIFYVLMALRRQMREAGVFADGKGPDLTTLLDLVAVGTVADLVALDPNNRALVSAGLRRLRAGQGCVGLRALIEASGRDAARLTATDIGFALGPRLNAAGRLEDMALGIALLLTEDPRQAREIAQTLEQINSERRAVQQSMTDDAEQALTRVVLDMAGQRPVAACLFDADWHPGVVGLVASKMKDRLHRPVIAFAPAEPGADTLRGSARSIPGLHIRDALALVDARHPGLIERFGGHAMAAGLSMQLDHVDDFKAAFVAVVLEMLDPAALQQQVLSDGELAADELDHRHADALRLAGPWGQGFPEPLFDGHFEVANWRVLKERHLKLELRLPGVPGTINAIHFGGWHGNAPGRHVHLAYRLACDDYRGGSAIQLIVEHSLPA
- a CDS encoding DUF1176 domain-containing protein — protein: MRSLLPAALLALACPLGAIAAAPAKSLYFQHHDWIVACDNTLTCRAAGYATDDDSTLSVLLTRKGGPGQAIQGRLSLQPEEGQPQPRGALHLRIQQQDLGVLAPAKGEGTHSLNAAQTSALLSALVRDGGVSVTDGAGHRWPLSDKGAAAVLLKIDEYQGRLGTPGAVMRKGSTPESGVPAALPVPVVRKAATVDSTPDDPAFAKLAASPALRAALRATLEGESCEGLQETDADTPLSNSPLEVRRLDAQHVLVNVPCWRAAYNSGDGYWVARPQPPYQAKWVTSDAIDYDDGQIIAAQKGRGLADCISHAAWTWDGTNFIATSEVAPGLCRGVPGGTWELPMLVSQVR
- a CDS encoding DUF1176 domain-containing protein; translation: MPLFLLGLLAMSSSAWATAPVGASFAEGDWFMVCDNTRACRIAGVGASAPLRLAALIERNGGPGEAVEIRLVLARDDADDPEAQAQSPVGALHLQLDGERVGSIGALESATEHAKLTPAQVQAFNTALIRQSRISITDGRGQTWSLSASGAAALMLKMDQIQHRLDTPGALVQRGSRPESSVPPALPKPVLAMPSKRAPPREEDARLGERENLRRLLRPDNKADWACAADVPQTSAPYIAIQRLDDHHVLASVVCHIPGFNVPGGTWSINDQAPFNPVFITQGALFPYSRELMFVEETVETDRDRCGTGRYWAWDGQRMQLSMEYVGGTCSGAGASTWRLPTYITEFR
- a CDS encoding DUF1176 domain-containing protein translates to MYRPLCALIVGLLLPLTSHAGNTPVTPGIEFVHHDWFLACDNTGTCRAAGYGPESADSPLSLMLERAGGPGTAVKARLRVGEDGESAMPEGAMRLLVNGRDLGPVRDTGADESVTLRPAQVGALLTALPGQARIEVIDSRATRWPISDRGAAAVLLKMDEVQGRLGTPGALVRRGTRAEASVPAAQTRPVIMRATLAATRPGDSKLGSSEALRDALIATLDDGDDCPRLIEYKGTPEMVIERLDDSHVLVQALCQMGAYNYSNGFWIARDRPPFAPQAVTLEAEGFSHFERTLYARYKGRGIGDCVSGSDWTWDGRRFQPSSAFSTGLCRGMPGGHWMLPTLVSEVR